One stretch of Ipomoea triloba cultivar NCNSP0323 chromosome 8, ASM357664v1 DNA includes these proteins:
- the LOC116026670 gene encoding probable arabinosyltransferase ARAD1, with protein sequence MGVRDTINRTLLCFLVFGVFLVGTLIYNGTIDYRSRFVNFESPLRNATPCPSSAGQPLKVYMYDLDIKYNVGLMKGGNVSGKPVSLSTLPPWPDASGGLRRQHSVEYWMLASLLYEGDGVSALDFVRVSDPDTADAFFVPFFSSMSYNTYIKHGDYSGEKFDIQLQVEIVEFLKKSKYWKRSGGKDHVIPVHHPNAFKFHKAQVKKAIWIVADFGRADRNISNLRKDVVAPYGHVVESFLDDDPPDPFESRPTLLFFRGRTIRKDDGRDRLILQKLLAGEKDVVFQGSEGVSNSGIKNSTKGMRLSKFCLDPAGDTPSSCRLFDAIVSHCVPVIISDKVELPYEDEVDYSEFCIFISREDSKKEGYIVKQLRSISKSRWVEMWRLLKNISHHFEFQYPPKKGDAVNMVWRQVRHKLPFANLDVHRSRRLKVPDPWLR encoded by the exons ATGGGAGTGAGGGACACCATCAATAGGACCCTGCTATGCTTCTTAGTGTTCGGCGTTTTCCTTGTCGGGACTCTGATTTACAATGGAACAATTGATTACAGATCAAGATTCGTGAACTTCGAGTCCCCGCTGAGGAACGCTACGCCCTGCCCCAGCAGCGCAGGGCAGCCACTGAAGGTGTACATGTACGATCTGGACATCAAATACAATGTAGGGCTGATGAAAGGCGGAAATGTGAGCGGGAAGCCGGTGAGCTTGTCGACGCTGCCGCCATGGCCGGATGCATCCGGGGGGCTGAGGAGGCAGCACAGCGTGGAGTATTGGATGCTGGCGTCGCTGTTGTACGAAGGTGATGGTGTGTCTGCCCTGGATTTTGTTAGGGTTTCGGATCCGGACACTGCTGATGCGTTCTTCGTGCCATTCTTTTCTTCGATGAGCTATAACACTTACATCAAGCACGGGGATTATTCGGGGGAGAAGTTTGATATTCAATTGCAG GTTGAAATTGTTGAATTCCTTAAGAAGTCCAAATATTGGAAGCGATCTGGTGGTAAGGATCATGTGATCCCTGTGCATCATCCAAATGCCTTCAAATTTCACAAAGCTCAGGTTAAGAAAGCTATTTGGATTGTTGCTGATTTTGGACGTGCTGACCGAAATATATCTAATCTGCGGAAAGATGTTGTTGCCCCATATGGACATGTGGTTGAGTCATTTCTGGATGATGACCCCCCAGACCCATTTGAGTCTCGCCCCACACTTCTCTTCTTCCGGGGGAGGACAATTAGGAAAGAT GATGGAAGGGATCGTTTGATACTGCAAAAATTATTAGCTGGTGAAAAGGATGTTGTGTTTCAAGGAAGTGAGGGTGTCTCAAATAGTGGCATAAAAAAT TCCACCAAGGGGATGCGGTTATCGAAGTTCTGCCTAGATCCTGCAGGAGATACTCCATCATCTTGTCGCCTTTTTGATGCAATAGTGAGCCATTGTGTTCCTGTTATTATAAGTGACAAAGTCGAACTACCATATGAGGACGAAGTTGATTACAGTGAGTTCTGTATCTTTATCTCACGTGAGGATTCAAAGAAAGAAGGGTACATAGTGAAGCAGCTAAGGAGCATTTCGAAATCAAGATGGGTTGAAATGTGGAGGTTGCTTAAGAACATTTCTCATCATTTTGAGTTTCAGTACCCTCCGAAAAAGGGCGATGCTGTAAATATGGTGTGGAGGCAGGTGAGACACAAGCTTCCTTTTGCAAATCTTGATGTACATAGAAGCAGGAGGTTGAAAGTCCCAGATCCATGGTTGAGATAG
- the LOC116026796 gene encoding alpha-ketoglutarate-dependent dioxygenase alkB — protein sequence MYGSETGTEDVERTAFRKAEKKYKLYYDNGRKKKQPRPVDLSEVLDFKSISERYAQNAELPAGISKLQCDFDRPVFCLESHPGFYFIPGALTIEEQCQWIKDSLTSFPQPPNRTNHNVIYGPIEDLFVSAKQGKVLVEEEPSHQRNGTDSNNDQSTATAPSWKFSDVQSFSSRGEACKSVPASVLLRKLRWSTLGLQFDWSKRSYNVSLPHNKIPDDLCQLSTKLATPAMPSGEDFQPEAAIVNYFGQGDMLGGHLDDMEKDWSKPIVSMSLGCKAIFLIGGNSREHTPLAMFLRSGDVILMAGAARECFHGVPRIFADKEHAEISELELQFSDEDDSFLEYVRTSRVNINIRQVF from the exons ATGTACGGATCGGAGACAGGTACCGAAGATGTTGAGCGAACAGCTTTCAGAAAAGCAGAGAAGAAGTACAAATTGTACTACGATAACGGTAGAAA GAAAAAACAGCCGAGGCCTGTGGATTTATCAGAAGTACTGGACTTCAAGTCTATTTCAGAGCGTTATGCTCAAAATGCTGAGCTTCCAGCCGGAATTTCCAAGCTTCAATGCGATTTTGATCGGCCTGTGTTCTGCTTGGAAAGCCATCCTG GGTTTTATTTCATTCCTGGTGCATTAACCATTGAGGAACAGTGTCAATGGATAAAGGATAGTTTAACTAGCTTTCCTCAGCCACCTAATAGAACAAACCACAACGTAATTTATGGACCTATAGAAGACTTATTTGTTTCTGCAAAACAAGGCAAGGTTTTAGTTGAAGAGGAGCCATCACATCAAAGAAATGGTACTGATTCTAATAATGATCAGAGCACAGCAACTGCTCCTTCTTGGAAATTTTCTGATGTACAGAGTTTCTCATCGAGAGGAGAAGCGTGCAAATCAGTGCCAGCCTCTGTTTTGCTTCGTAAATTACGGTGGAGCACCCTAGGCTTGCAGTTTGACTGGTCCAAG AGGAGCTACAATGTTTCTTTACCTCATAACAAAATACCGGATGATCTTTGTCAGCTTTCTACAAAATTGGCAACTCCTGCTATGCCTTCGGGTGAAGACTTCCAGCCTGAAGCAGCAATAGTCAATTACTTCGGTCAAG GTGACATGCTTGGTGGCCAccttgatgacatggaaaaggATTGGAGCAAACCTATTGTGAGCATGAG TTTGGGATGCAAAGCTATTTTCCTTATAGGGGGTAATTCTAGGGAACATACACCCCTTGCAATGTTCTTGCGTAGTGGTGATGTTATTCTTATGGCGGGAGCTGCAAGGGAATGCTTCCATG GTGTTCCCAGGATCTTCGCTGATAAGGAACATGCTGAAATATCAGAACTTGAGTTACAGTTTTCTGATGAAGATGACTCTTTCTTGGAATATGTGAGGACTTCCAGAGTAAACATCAATATCAGACAAGtattttga